The following are encoded together in the Juglans microcarpa x Juglans regia isolate MS1-56 chromosome 2D, Jm3101_v1.0, whole genome shotgun sequence genome:
- the LOC121248430 gene encoding chromosome transmission fidelity protein 8 homolog: MEIRVKCNCGEGNCPEWAILELQGAVEAQPSFQGRLQNLQIGILCRPSSQEVYTFTVGYHELTGSKVSLKKPLLVLKKTKYSDPDHEIGESDFSSRVELEVIGVIRHRILFKTRPKAIISKPQPAVKERVGMPGSVVSNQTA, translated from the exons ATGGAGATTCGAGTGAAGTGCAACTGCGGTGAAGGGAATTGCCCCGAATGGGCAATCTTAGAGTTGCAAGGCGCAGTAGAAGCTCAACCTTCCTTCCAAGGCCGCCTCCAAAACCTCCAAATCGGCATCCTCTGCCGCCCTTCTTCTCag GAGGTGTATACTTTTACGGTTGGGTATCATGAATTGACGGGATCGAAAGTCTCGTTGAAGAAGCCACTGTTGGTTCTGAAGAAAACTAAATACTCCGACCCAGACCATGAGATCGGCGAGAGTGATTTTTCGTCTAGAGTGGAATTAGAAGTTATCGGTGTCATTCGGCATCGGATATTGTTCAAGACGAGGCCAAAGGCCATCATTTCCA AACCACAACCAGCAGTGAAGGAAAGAGTCGGCATGCCCGGTTCAGTTGTCTCAAACCAAACAGCATGA